A genome region from Desulfurobacterium atlanticum includes the following:
- a CDS encoding dUTP diphosphatase produces MERALIPLGFKVYMPTNCFMDIRPRSGIAWKNGITVLNSPGFVDNDYRDTVKALLINLSLEKFEIHHGDHICQAVFSKECPIYIGANKEIFDRFEEFFSSARGRRGFGGTGVR; encoded by the coding sequence ATGGAAAGAGCTTTAATTCCCCTCGGCTTTAAAGTCTATATGCCAACAAATTGCTTTATGGATATAAGACCAAGAAGCGGAATAGCTTGGAAAAATGGCATCACAGTCCTTAACAGCCCTGGATTTGTAGATAACGATTATCGAGACACTGTTAAAGCACTTCTTATAAATCTTTCTCTTGAAAAGTTTGAAATCCATCATGGAGACCACATTTGTCAGGCAGTATTCAGCAAGGAATGCCCTATCTACATCGGAGCCAACAAAGAAATTTTTGACAGATTTGAGGAATTTTTTTCATCGGCAAGAGGAAGGAGAGGTTTTGGAGGTACGGGGGTGAGATGA
- a CDS encoding universal stress protein, with protein sequence MGFRKILVALDGYPASLGAFKKAVEIAKTYGAEVVALQVEEDVPLLPAEKMMEAHIDELVTSRPLDVAKEYGKMAGIEIKVIKKVGEPVAGIILETAEEEGVDLIILGDSRKSGFEKLYLGSVSQSVMENAKCPVMVIKKGWMNISDLVKLAKEVEEKPEEIVEEEKPVYDPQVIKENFKFSGTLFLILSVVYFFAATIASKPFKDIAAYEILGLPFAVWCGLFLVVAGIVLTRIYINRVGGEGA encoded by the coding sequence ATGGGTTTTAGGAAAATTCTTGTGGCACTTGATGGCTATCCTGCATCTCTTGGAGCCTTTAAAAAGGCGGTGGAAATTGCCAAAACTTACGGAGCAGAAGTTGTGGCTCTGCAAGTTGAAGAAGATGTTCCGTTGCTTCCTGCGGAAAAGATGATGGAAGCTCATATTGATGAGCTTGTTACCTCCCGCCCTCTTGATGTTGCTAAAGAGTACGGAAAAATGGCAGGTATTGAGATTAAAGTTATCAAAAAGGTAGGTGAGCCTGTGGCAGGTATCATCCTTGAAACTGCGGAGGAAGAAGGAGTTGATCTTATAATTCTTGGAGATTCCCGCAAAAGTGGTTTTGAGAAACTTTATCTTGGCAGTGTTTCTCAAAGTGTTATGGAAAATGCAAAATGCCCTGTTATGGTAATTAAAAAGGGATGGATGAATATTTCAGACCTTGTTAAGCTTGCAAAAGAGGTGGAGGAAAAGCCTGAAGAGATTGTTGAGGAGGAAAAGCCTGTTTATGACCCTCAGGTGATAAAGGAAAATTTCAAGTTCAGCGGAACGCTTTTTCTTATTCTTTCTGTTGTCTATTTTTTTGCTGCTACTATAGCTTCAAAACCGTTTAAAGATATAGCTGCGTATGAGATTTTAGGTCTTCCTTTTGCTGTATGGTGCGGTTTATTTCTTGTTGTTGCCGGTATTGTTCTTACCAGAATTTATATAAACAGAGTTGGAGGTGAAGGAGCATGA
- a CDS encoding IS481 family transposase, producing MKQLKKFKGTSIHISSANTALKETLKKGRKVKKKLDQIKDRNVKKRLKWIEYYHKTGNARKTCRHFGISPTTFYKWKKRYDNYGIEGLKDRNKRPYRTRKPEIEPEIEHLIITIREKYPTWSKEKISAFMKKYLNLKISPSTVYRVLKRYRLIERTQKLKSVFKKRKQKGKKNRTRRGLRADKPGTILIDVKYLYWCGKTFYQFTAIDKFTRIAFARIYSTKSSRNGRRFFKELEKFLPFKIEKVQTDNGSEFLGEFDEYLKKREIEHYFSYPRSPKTNAHVERFIQTTESELWMIEGTEPTIDEMNKKLLEYLMVYNFLRPHQYLNYKTPDEKFEDYIRSYQGVHHVLNLNKSLKRG from the coding sequence ATGAAACAATTAAAAAAATTCAAAGGAACATCCATCCATATATCAAGCGCAAATACAGCACTCAAAGAAACCCTGAAAAAAGGAAGAAAAGTAAAAAAGAAGCTTGACCAAATAAAAGACAGAAATGTTAAAAAGAGACTTAAATGGATAGAGTATTACCACAAAACAGGTAACGCCAGAAAAACATGTAGACACTTCGGCATCAGTCCAACAACCTTCTACAAGTGGAAGAAAAGATACGACAACTACGGAATAGAGGGACTCAAGGACAGAAATAAAAGACCCTACAGAACAAGAAAACCTGAAATAGAACCTGAAATAGAACATCTCATCATAACAATAAGAGAAAAATACCCAACCTGGAGCAAAGAAAAAATATCAGCCTTCATGAAAAAATACTTAAACCTGAAAATATCTCCCTCCACAGTTTACAGAGTTCTCAAAAGATACAGACTGATAGAAAGAACACAAAAATTAAAAAGTGTCTTCAAAAAGAGGAAACAGAAAGGAAAAAAGAACCGCACCAGGAGGGGATTGAGAGCAGACAAACCAGGAACAATTCTCATCGACGTCAAATACCTCTACTGGTGCGGTAAAACCTTTTACCAATTTACAGCAATAGACAAATTTACCCGAATAGCGTTTGCCAGGATTTATTCTACAAAAAGTAGTAGAAACGGAAGAAGGTTTTTCAAAGAACTTGAAAAGTTTCTTCCTTTCAAGATAGAGAAAGTCCAGACCGATAATGGAAGTGAATTTTTAGGGGAATTTGATGAATACCTTAAAAAAAGAGAAATAGAACACTATTTTAGTTATCCAAGGTCTCCAAAGACTAATGCACATGTAGAAAGGTTTATTCAGACGACAGAGAGTGAACTATGGATGATAGAGGGAACAGAACCAACAATTGATGAGATGAATAAAAAACTCTTGGAGTATTTAATGGTTTACAACTTCCTAAGACCTCATCAGTATTTAAATTATAAGACTCCAGATGAGAAATTTGAGGATTATATTAGAAGTTATCAGGGTGTCCACCATGTATTGAACTTGAACAAATCCTTGAAGAGAGGTTAG
- a CDS encoding type II toxin-antitoxin system RnlA family toxin, whose amino-acid sequence MGSYKKINLTEDKLKEIIQELESQKGIKVTNKQQGDGSIQLQITIPGQKPALLRIWFKPDGATIQYKLGKNQELSKQIADRIVELAGKLEDVAKSFEGITSELLDELLFSLEDLGMQILKEKKTNETLFILTWHSGQKLTMHYYPSTCKLFVQGKKNRIFDEITIWYANCKSETVEEAIKLIFSSFSEIEKTIEEFPDSILESKVREKITSAYDKLDQAEKKWIKTSVYMLALHKDLPDFYPAVSGILKLSEGVLKRIFVRRRLFRFEDKRKEFVHFNKRNNRYFLKTDYQSVFESYQIPIVEEAYNFIVDNRHKFQHAQFMASPELSREDAQNILDGICGLLRKLNGTGLL is encoded by the coding sequence ATGGGATCCTATAAGAAAATAAATCTAACTGAAGATAAACTTAAAGAAATAATACAGGAGCTTGAGAGTCAAAAGGGGATTAAAGTAACAAATAAACAACAAGGAGATGGTAGTATTCAGCTTCAAATTACTATACCAGGACAAAAACCAGCTCTTTTGAGGATTTGGTTTAAACCAGACGGGGCGACTATTCAATATAAGTTGGGTAAAAATCAGGAACTGTCAAAACAAATTGCAGATAGAATTGTCGAACTGGCTGGAAAATTAGAAGACGTAGCTAAATCTTTTGAAGGAATAACTTCTGAATTATTAGATGAACTGTTGTTTTCTTTAGAAGACTTGGGAATGCAAATCTTAAAAGAAAAAAAGACTAATGAAACGCTTTTCATTCTTACTTGGCATTCTGGGCAGAAGTTGACTATGCATTATTATCCATCAACATGTAAACTATTTGTCCAAGGGAAGAAGAATAGAATTTTTGACGAAATTACTATATGGTATGCAAATTGCAAATCGGAAACAGTGGAAGAAGCTATTAAGTTAATTTTCTCAAGCTTTTCCGAAATAGAAAAAACCATAGAAGAATTTCCAGATTCTATTTTAGAGTCCAAAGTAAGAGAAAAAATTACTTCCGCTTACGATAAGTTAGATCAAGCAGAAAAGAAATGGATAAAAACTTCGGTCTATATGTTGGCATTACATAAAGACTTGCCGGATTTTTATCCGGCAGTTTCAGGTATATTAAAGCTAAGTGAAGGAGTTTTAAAGAGGATTTTCGTAAGAAGGAGATTGTTTAGATTTGAGGATAAAAGAAAAGAGTTTGTACATTTCAATAAAAGAAACAACAGGTATTTTCTCAAAACAGATTACCAATCAGTTTTTGAGTCATATCAAATCCCTATAGTAGAAGAGGCTTATAATTTTATAGTTGACAATCGTCATAAATTTCAGCATGCCCAATTTATGGCATCGCCAGAGTTGAGCCGTGAGGATGCTCAGAACATATTAGACGGAATCTGTGGTTTGTTAAGAAAACTGAATGGCACAGGATTGCTATGA
- the dxr gene encoding 1-deoxy-D-xylulose-5-phosphate reductoisomerase has protein sequence MKKVLILGSTGSIGESTLNIIRQFPEKFKVTGLVAGKNSRKLKEQIDEFKPEAVATLDTSFKPVVKTYYQEEGILQLIKEIEFDIVVAAISGAAGIVPTYEAAKKAKRVALANKESLVCAGMFIKKVAKEIIPVDSEHSAVFQALLAGKKEEVKEIILTASGGPFRGKKKEDLQNITPENALNHPNWNMGSKVTIDSATLMNKGLEVIEAMWLFDIPVKKIKVVIHPQSIVHSMVRFKDNSFIAQMGKPDMRIPIAYALSYPERLNLNEELSMDYTQINLTFEKPDTETFKCLNLAYKSIEKGYPYPIILNAADEIAVDSFLKREIPFLSIPEIVEKTMEILNLQPPETIEDVIRIDKIARETAKKLVENHAN, from the coding sequence ATGAAAAAAGTTCTGATACTGGGGTCAACCGGCTCTATCGGAGAAAGCACTTTAAACATTATCAGACAATTTCCCGAAAAATTCAAAGTTACAGGACTTGTTGCAGGAAAAAACAGTAGAAAACTTAAAGAACAGATAGATGAGTTCAAACCTGAAGCGGTAGCCACTCTTGATACCTCTTTTAAACCGGTGGTAAAAACCTACTACCAGGAAGAAGGAATCCTTCAGCTTATAAAAGAAATAGAATTTGATATAGTAGTAGCTGCAATTTCAGGAGCAGCAGGAATAGTTCCAACGTATGAAGCGGCAAAAAAAGCCAAAAGAGTTGCTCTTGCAAATAAAGAATCCCTTGTGTGTGCCGGAATGTTCATTAAAAAGGTAGCAAAAGAGATAATTCCTGTTGATAGTGAACACTCTGCAGTATTTCAAGCCCTTCTTGCAGGAAAAAAAGAGGAAGTTAAAGAGATAATTCTTACAGCCTCAGGAGGTCCTTTTAGAGGAAAAAAGAAAGAAGACCTGCAAAACATCACCCCCGAAAATGCATTAAACCATCCAAACTGGAATATGGGAAGTAAAGTTACTATAGATTCCGCAACTCTTATGAACAAAGGGCTTGAAGTTATAGAAGCGATGTGGCTCTTTGATATACCTGTTAAAAAAATAAAAGTAGTGATCCATCCACAAAGTATTGTTCACTCCATGGTAAGATTCAAAGATAATTCTTTCATAGCTCAAATGGGAAAACCTGATATGAGAATTCCTATTGCATACGCCTTATCCTACCCTGAAAGATTAAATCTTAATGAAGAGCTTTCAATGGATTACACCCAGATAAATCTTACATTTGAAAAACCGGACACAGAAACGTTTAAATGCCTTAACCTTGCTTATAAAAGCATAGAAAAAGGATATCCCTATCCAATAATATTAAATGCAGCAGACGAAATTGCAGTTGATTCATTTTTAAAAAGAGAAATTCCGTTCCTTTCAATACCTGAAATAGTAGAAAAAACCATGGAAATACTGAATCTTCAGCCGCCAGAAACGATTGAAGATGTTATAAGAATAGACAAAATAGCAAGAGAAACAGCAAAAAAACTGGTGGAAAACCACGCTAATTAA
- a CDS encoding cation acetate symporter → MSLTYPVAFIIVAVSVFISIYISFYFRKQTRTTSSFFVAGGEIPWKINGLAMFGDYCSAASFLGVAGAIAIVGIDGWWLALGFFATWMAVLFLVAGPLKNAGKFTVGDVISERFGKGKDIRTIAMITTLVLSSLYLVPQIVGAGHLFKLLLGWDYTLTVIVSGVLITLLVIIGGMKGTTFNQAIQGIVLLGAMLLLLISAAVIYYNGNIFSIITTGKKVVPTVIAAKEAADIVKNAPDAKAAVEAVRSAMPGAPGALTPGVGLRDFANHLSLVLGLFVGVLGLPHILIRFYTVRSAKAAQKSIEFTIWGLAIFYTAVLFVGLAIMYILYPELVDLVASGKRGIATNMAVPMLGQRIGGELFLGLIAAGALAAMLSTCTGLLITATTSIAHDLYASIFKPDSSDEERVNFAKKAVLVLSAISILLAIWLKNQNVGMLVGMSFGIAASTFAPAIVLTVWWKRLTKQGVVIGMAAGLLVSLLFTFARFFKLKTLFGIPVLVNPALYSVPVAFLVFIVVSLMTKDVGKVEEFMAKAHQRK, encoded by the coding sequence ATGAGTTTGACCTATCCGGTAGCCTTTATAATTGTGGCTGTAAGTGTTTTTATTTCTATCTATATAAGTTTTTATTTTAGAAAGCAGACAAGAACCACTTCTTCCTTTTTCGTTGCAGGTGGAGAGATTCCGTGGAAAATCAACGGACTTGCCATGTTTGGAGATTACTGTAGTGCTGCAAGTTTCCTTGGTGTTGCAGGTGCGATTGCAATTGTAGGAATTGATGGCTGGTGGCTTGCTCTTGGTTTTTTTGCAACATGGATGGCGGTTCTGTTTCTTGTAGCCGGACCTTTGAAGAATGCTGGAAAGTTTACAGTTGGAGATGTGATAAGTGAAAGATTTGGAAAGGGTAAAGATATAAGAACGATTGCGATGATTACAACTCTTGTTCTCTCTTCTCTCTATCTCGTCCCTCAGATTGTAGGTGCAGGACATCTTTTTAAACTTTTACTTGGATGGGATTACACTTTGACAGTTATAGTTTCTGGTGTTCTTATTACTCTTCTTGTTATTATAGGGGGGATGAAAGGTACAACTTTCAATCAGGCTATTCAGGGTATTGTTCTTCTTGGTGCAATGCTTCTTCTTCTTATCTCTGCTGCTGTTATCTATTACAACGGAAATATTTTTAGCATAATTACAACCGGCAAGAAAGTTGTGCCGACTGTTATAGCTGCTAAAGAGGCTGCTGATATTGTTAAAAATGCACCGGATGCAAAAGCAGCTGTTGAGGCTGTAAGAAGTGCAATGCCGGGGGCTCCTGGAGCTTTAACTCCCGGTGTAGGACTTAGAGACTTTGCAAACCATTTAAGTCTTGTTCTTGGACTTTTTGTTGGTGTTCTTGGATTGCCTCACATTCTTATAAGGTTTTATACTGTTAGAAGTGCTAAAGCAGCTCAAAAGAGTATTGAATTTACTATCTGGGGACTTGCTATCTTTTATACGGCTGTTCTTTTTGTCGGTCTTGCAATTATGTATATTCTCTATCCTGAACTTGTTGACCTTGTGGCTTCTGGAAAGCGCGGTATCGCAACGAACATGGCTGTTCCGATGCTTGGTCAGAGGATAGGTGGTGAGCTTTTCCTTGGTCTTATTGCAGCCGGTGCTCTTGCTGCAATGTTAAGTACCTGTACAGGTCTTCTTATTACGGCTACAACAAGTATTGCTCACGACCTTTACGCTTCCATATTTAAGCCTGATAGTAGTGATGAGGAAAGAGTTAATTTTGCAAAGAAAGCGGTTCTTGTTCTTTCTGCCATATCAATTCTTCTTGCGATATGGCTTAAAAATCAGAACGTTGGAATGCTTGTTGGTATGAGTTTTGGCATAGCTGCAAGTACGTTTGCTCCCGCCATTGTTCTTACTGTGTGGTGGAAGAGGCTTACAAAGCAGGGAGTTGTTATTGGTATGGCTGCAGGGCTTCTTGTTTCTCTTCTGTTCACATTTGCAAGGTTCTTTAAACTTAAAACGCTGTTTGGTATTCCGGTTCTTGTTAATCCTGCCCTTTACAGTGTACCTGTTGCGTTTCTTGTGTTTATCGTTGTGAGTCTTATGACAAAAGATGTTGGTAAGGTTGAGGAGTTTATGGCGAAGGCTCACCAGAGAAAATAA
- a CDS encoding IS3 family transposase produces MVLINEQYLNDPTYGIRRMTAYLSKKGYEINRKREKRLIRKMEIKAVYQEPKTSILPKEIPSTENLVNRLKIECAKIDAYSKNVLSIL; encoded by the coding sequence ATGGTTTTAATAAATGAGCAGTACTTAAATGATCCGACTTATGGAATCAGGAGAATGACGGCATATTTGAGCAAGAAAGGTTACGAGATAAACAGAAAGAGAGAAAAGAGATTGATAAGAAAAATGGAAATCAAAGCAGTATATCAAGAACCTAAGACCTCAATACTACCAAAGGAGATACCATCAACAGAAAACCTTGTAAATAGGCTGAAGATAGAATGTGCTAAAATAGATGCCTATTCAAAGAATGTTCTTTCAATACTTTAG
- a CDS encoding nuclease-related domain-containing DEAD/DEAH box helicase: MKKVGEKMPRGAEYRISKGEKGEYKVAEAIRRHLFLREKEENFILLVRTAIGDISSSREIDVLLIHPVLGIYVVEVKDWKSLDHFEKDNPYPSVRKKRDLIMAMIEDELGRVPINVEFRIVFPSTTSQEAEALFKSKKFYRNYRNHIFFKDEIENPKAFSMFFNSTVGYVPKYEDFLKISELLAPPKEYSEKNIVTIIGKEQIFFFDHKQLSALNGYTGDFLIVRGVAGTGKTALLINFVLNRYKANPRKKFLVLCFNAKLRDYLKEEISASIGKLPKNIYIYSLMGLLKRIEFDFSKLGVKRGRIDEKLNSLYNQEKKAIEEFRKKFRRFLLKNRIDYFLCDETQDMPPGLMRVIYEEIKNCIFFVDEAQCFYEFSMQSIEEIFSDKYGKRIEITTEKERNLRNVYRTPSNICECALKILSRDSSINEYYKNIHYLSRDLLSDLNLLLEEGDLVVDDLRDLEKIGNIVSKLPRNEKVLILSYESNRVKEISDFISSKFPNDPNIEVATLQSIKGLEAPYVIIDSFGKFLLGRYVDQDPLFYRKIYVLLTRASKTVWLSIDNSDELLKYKELKEVFNILQEYALRESKKQEQTSKKEGERRKRIPKLKPNFLVLKEVLEGADAAINVATAMLRLLSSAMGIAG; encoded by the coding sequence TTGAAAAAAGTTGGGGAGAAAATGCCAAGAGGAGCTGAATATAGAATCTCAAAAGGAGAAAAGGGAGAGTATAAAGTAGCTGAAGCTATTAGAAGGCACTTATTTCTAAGAGAGAAAGAGGAAAATTTTATATTACTTGTTCGTACTGCTATTGGTGATATAAGTAGTTCGAGAGAAATAGATGTACTTCTAATTCATCCTGTTCTTGGTATTTACGTAGTAGAGGTAAAAGATTGGAAAAGCTTAGATCATTTTGAGAAAGATAATCCGTACCCAAGTGTTAGAAAAAAAAGAGATTTAATTATGGCTATGATTGAAGATGAACTTGGAAGAGTTCCTATAAATGTAGAGTTCAGAATTGTATTTCCCTCTACAACCTCTCAGGAAGCAGAAGCGCTCTTTAAAAGTAAGAAATTTTATCGAAACTATAGGAATCACATTTTCTTTAAAGATGAAATAGAAAACCCTAAAGCATTTAGTATGTTTTTTAACTCTACTGTGGGATATGTGCCAAAGTATGAAGATTTTTTGAAAATTTCTGAACTCTTAGCTCCTCCAAAAGAATATAGTGAGAAGAATATAGTAACTATTATCGGGAAGGAACAAATATTTTTCTTCGACCACAAACAGCTGTCGGCATTAAATGGATATACAGGTGACTTCTTGATTGTAAGAGGTGTAGCTGGAACAGGTAAAACAGCACTACTTATAAATTTCGTTCTAAATCGTTATAAGGCGAATCCAAGGAAAAAGTTTCTTGTACTTTGTTTCAATGCAAAGCTCAGAGATTATCTAAAGGAAGAAATTTCCGCTTCTATAGGAAAACTTCCCAAAAATATCTACATCTATTCTCTTATGGGACTATTAAAACGAATAGAGTTTGATTTTTCAAAATTAGGGGTTAAAAGAGGAAGGATAGATGAAAAATTGAACTCTTTGTATAACCAGGAAAAGAAAGCCATAGAAGAGTTCAGGAAAAAGTTTAGAAGGTTTTTACTTAAAAATCGTATAGATTACTTCCTATGCGATGAGACACAGGATATGCCTCCTGGTTTAATGAGAGTAATTTACGAGGAAATTAAAAACTGTATCTTCTTTGTTGATGAAGCTCAGTGTTTTTATGAATTCTCTATGCAGAGCATAGAGGAAATTTTTAGTGACAAATATGGAAAAAGGATAGAGATAACTACGGAAAAGGAGAGAAATCTTAGGAACGTTTATCGGACGCCATCTAATATATGTGAATGTGCTTTGAAAATTCTCTCAAGGGATAGCTCGATTAATGAATATTACAAGAATATACATTACCTTTCCAGAGATCTCTTATCAGATTTGAACCTCCTTTTAGAAGAAGGAGATTTAGTAGTTGACGATCTTCGTGACTTAGAGAAGATTGGAAACATAGTAAGCAAGTTACCAAGAAATGAAAAAGTCTTAATCTTAAGCTATGAATCAAATAGAGTAAAAGAGATAAGTGATTTCATTTCTTCAAAGTTCCCTAATGATCCTAATATAGAAGTTGCTACGTTACAGTCAATAAAAGGGTTGGAAGCTCCTTATGTGATTATAGATAGTTTCGGTAAATTTTTGTTGGGCAGATATGTAGATCAGGATCCTCTTTTTTACAGGAAAATCTATGTACTTTTGACAAGAGCTTCTAAAACTGTATGGCTGTCAATAGATAACTCTGATGAATTATTAAAATACAAAGAACTTAAGGAAGTATTTAACATCTTACAGGAATATGCTTTAAGAGAATCTAAGAAGCAAGAGCAAACGTCAAAAAAAGAGGGAGAACGAAGAAAGAGGATTCCTAAGCTTAAACCTAATTTCTTGGTTCTTAAGGAAGTTCTTGAAGGAGCTGATGCAGCAATTAATGTTGCAACTGCCATGTTACGATTGTTATCATCTGCGATGGGAATAGCAGGTTAA
- a CDS encoding HEPN domain-containing protein — protein sequence MEQFTAKGKWYIPELKDKVSLDGIITYSPNSGIKLDVLVSFKESLSTKEHQKLIEPELIHGTLESGEHITLYKCFSTKIPIWNGSSIEYIVNYGFIGGLLNENSLTFTRFDTSFNLLNNWFVPKALNVTYENSIKIRNVLFPDPESYEFPVNKGKLTLWNSWKSNYTFSQKFEAKSVTGLSFSFDEEVDLQELLITVYQLQIFFSLISGWNFYPQFLRAKTEREEVVDVLYSFNIGEDYDKDISWHELLFNFRILQESFGEKIEEYFESLEKLQIVYDLFYEYRFRKSIVEDKFINIARALEVYHRKSFNENSLSEWLIELLLEEIKKSVRLKIKEEKLNKREIDEVERFISRIKYFNEPPLFKRLKDLYRLLRNIDFIKQLFGGNKRKVNSFLRRVYVSRNYYVHFNPDLEKDAFKGLELYWVNKKIGTFLEALLLKGIGFTDSELNTAFTNNLKYQQLAR from the coding sequence ATGGAACAATTTACAGCAAAAGGAAAATGGTATATACCTGAGCTTAAAGATAAAGTTTCTTTAGACGGAATAATTACTTACTCTCCGAATAGTGGAATTAAGCTTGATGTCTTAGTTTCCTTTAAAGAAAGTCTTTCCACCAAGGAGCATCAAAAACTTATAGAACCTGAATTAATCCATGGTACTTTAGAGTCAGGGGAACATATTACACTATATAAATGCTTTTCTACAAAAATTCCGATTTGGAATGGCAGTAGTATAGAATACATTGTCAACTATGGATTTATTGGAGGTCTTTTAAATGAAAATTCTTTAACATTTACTCGTTTTGATACAAGTTTTAATCTACTTAATAATTGGTTCGTTCCAAAAGCTCTCAATGTAACCTATGAAAATTCCATAAAAATCAGAAATGTCTTGTTTCCCGATCCAGAAAGTTATGAATTTCCTGTCAATAAAGGCAAATTGACCCTATGGAACTCTTGGAAATCTAACTATACTTTTTCTCAAAAATTTGAGGCAAAATCAGTAACTGGGTTGTCATTTTCTTTTGATGAGGAAGTGGATTTACAAGAGCTTCTTATAACCGTTTATCAACTTCAAATTTTCTTTTCTCTTATTAGTGGTTGGAATTTCTATCCCCAGTTTCTACGTGCTAAGACAGAAAGGGAAGAAGTAGTTGATGTTCTATATAGCTTTAATATCGGTGAAGATTATGATAAAGATATTTCTTGGCATGAACTCCTCTTTAACTTTAGAATACTCCAAGAAAGCTTTGGAGAGAAAATTGAGGAATATTTTGAATCATTAGAAAAATTACAAATTGTTTATGATTTGTTTTACGAGTATAGATTTAGGAAATCCATAGTTGAGGATAAATTCATCAATATAGCAAGAGCTTTAGAGGTTTATCATAGAAAAAGTTTTAATGAAAACAGCTTATCGGAGTGGCTGATAGAGTTACTTTTGGAAGAAATCAAAAAAAGTGTTAGATTGAAAATAAAAGAAGAGAAGCTTAATAAAAGAGAAATCGATGAAGTTGAAAGATTTATTTCACGTATTAAATATTTTAACGAACCTCCACTTTTTAAAAGGCTCAAAGATCTATATAGATTACTTAGAAATATCGACTTCATTAAGCAATTATTTGGTGGAAACAAAAGGAAAGTTAATAGCTTTTTACGTAGAGTCTATGTATCACGGAATTATTATGTTCATTTTAATCCAGATTTAGAAAAAGATGCTTTCAAAGGATTAGAACTTTACTGGGTGAACAAAAAGATAGGAACTTTCTTAGAAGCTCTTCTTTTAAAAGGAATTGGATTCACTGATTCTGAATTAAATACAGCATTTACGAACAATTTAAAGTATCAACAATTAGCGAGGTAG
- a CDS encoding thermonuclease family protein — MKKVFLFFLFLLLTTASSFSQDCYRLLYVIDGDTIKILYHGKKTSVRLSEIDTPESRKNRRAYYQARKNYQDVETIVYLGKQAKRHLKELLARYEQVCLVYDQNNAYHNHRDRYGRILAYVYTPDGKFINKLMLEDGYAYLFTRYPLEPEYEQELRKAFKKAIEEEKGLWK, encoded by the coding sequence ATGAAGAAAGTATTCTTATTTTTCCTTTTTCTGCTTTTGACTACGGCAAGTAGCTTTTCTCAGGATTGTTATCGTCTCTTATATGTTATTGATGGAGATACTATAAAAATCCTCTATCACGGTAAGAAAACATCTGTAAGACTTTCAGAAATTGATACTCCAGAATCCCGTAAGAATAGAAGAGCTTACTATCAAGCAAGAAAAAATTATCAAGATGTAGAAACTATCGTCTATTTAGGAAAGCAAGCTAAAAGACACCTTAAAGAGCTCCTTGCTCGATACGAACAGGTTTGTTTAGTTTATGACCAGAACAATGCTTACCACAACCACAGAGATAGATACGGACGGATCTTAGCTTATGTCTATACTCCAGATGGAAAGTTTATCAATAAGTTAATGTTGGAAGATGGCTACGCTTACCTGTTTACTCGGTATCCTTTAGAACCAGAATATGAGCAAGAATTGAGGAAAGCTTTTAAAAAGGCTATTGAAGAAGAAAAAGGGCTTTGGAAATAG